A genome region from Leptodactylus fuscus isolate aLepFus1 chromosome 6, aLepFus1.hap2, whole genome shotgun sequence includes the following:
- the AAR2 gene encoding protein AAR2 homolog has product MARSSTDMDPDLARQLFFEGATIVIFGLPEGSEFGIDSNSWQVGPRFKGVKMVPPGLHFIHYSVKRIGGAAGETGPRSGIFFFLEQKEIRLLRWDSKEEEMVAAPKEEADNLREQLTSLDPSLGPYPYESLRHWVSLTNHISNEAMLKLQPACGTICSFPEVLPMEEMTHTADRAKHNLPRYDTVCQNYKEGMSRLPQMKQKEGTEIRFSHLPEKMYPNNATPAEITQHSMDLSYALGQLIDINYPGNPLAVVAELQFSFVCFLLGNVYEGFEQWKNLLNLLCRAETFSLQHPDLYNEVISVLYHQLAQVPTDFFIDIVSQNNFLTSTLQILFSFLCSPSTNKDLRKKALRFRAHLTKRFQWDFEEDPLDCAPLVVQLPEGWENTINADQAAHPEGSTEVPS; this is encoded by the exons ATGGCGAGGTCATCTACAGACATGGATCCCGACTTGGCGAGGCAGTTGTTCTTTGAAGGAGCAACAATTGTGATCTTTGGTTTACCAGAGGGTTCAGAATTTGGCATAGACTCAAACAGTTGGCAAGTTGGCCCTCGATTTAAAGGAGTGAAGATGGTGCCTCCGGGGCTTCACTTTATTCACTATAGCGTGAAAAGAATAGGAGGCGCTGCTGGTGAAACCGGTCCACGTTCAGGCATCTTCTTCTTTCTGGAACAAAAAGAGATCCGTCTTCTGCGCTGGGATTCTAAGGAAGAGGAGATGGTCGCTGCCCCCAAGGAAGAAGCTGACAATTTGCGGGAACAGCTCACATCGCTGGACCCATCTTTGGGGCCCTACCCCTATGAAAGTCTTCGCCACTGGGTATCTCTGACCAACCACATATCAAACGAGGCCAtgttgaagttacagccagccTGTGGGACCATCTGCTCCTTTCCAGAGGTCTTGCCTATGGAGGAAATGACCCACACAGCCGATCGGGCCAAACATAACTTACCCAG GTATGACACTGTGTGTCAGAACTATAAGGAAGGGATGTCCAGACTCCCCCAAATGAAGCAAAAAGAAGGGACAGAGATCCGGTTCAGCCACCTACCAGAGAAAATGTACCCCAATAACGCCACCCCTGCTGAGATTACCCAACATAGCATGGACCTATCCTATGCCCTTGGACAACTGATTGACATCAACTATCCAGGAAATCCTCTGGCAGTCGTAG CGGAGCTGCAGTTCTCCTTTGTGTGTTTCCTTTTGGGTAATGTCTACGAGGGGTTTGAACAGTGGAAGAATCTGCTGAATCTTTTGTGCCGCGCAGAGacgttctccttgcagcatccagaTCTGTACAATGAGGTCATCTCGGTCCTATATCACCAGCTGGCACAGGTTCCTACAGACTTCTTCATAGACATTGTATCTCAGAACAACTTCCTCACAAGTACTCTGCAG ATCCTTTTCTCATTCCTGTGCTCTCCATCCACAAATAAAGACCTGAGGAAGAAAGCTCTCCGGTTCCGTGCCCATCTAACCAAGAGGTTCCAGTGGGACTTTGAAGAGGATCCCCTGGACTGTGCTCCTTTAGTTGTCCAGCTGCCTGAAGGCTGGGAAAATACCATTAATGCAGATCAAGCTGCACATCCAGAGGGAAGCACTGAAGTTCCTTCATAG